GTActcaaccctcccaacccatcaacaTGAGCGagaacaacccccctcccaagacCCTCAGTCCGATTCCGGTTGCGGGAGCTTCCCTGATTTCAAATACAACGACGGAAACAAACCTAAAACCCCAGCTGTCGCGGCTTTGGAGGAGAGTTTCGGCAACACACGACGTTGATGATCCAGCCGCGGCGTGGCACTGGAGCCATTGCCCACTGTGATATCGGTCCCAGCTGTAGGGTCTAGAATGGCGGGATGTCGACAGCGTTGGAAGAAAAAatccagaaaaaaaaagaaaaaaaaaccgtgTTGATTTACATTGTATGATGTTATGGAGCCGAGCTTGGGGGTTCACCCAGTTGAGTTGGCTGTCTGGAATATGTAGTAGATATCAGTGCAGCTATGCGAAGGACGTTTTCCCAAGGTAGCAATCCAAGATTTGGTTCTTTAAACATTGTGAGACCAGCCATAGTGACACCCCGACACGCTGACAAATTTTCCTCCCCGAAAGGTTGCAAAGACGCCCTAAACATTATTATCAGACCCCCGAACTGTTAGCCCTGCAGGGCTTCCACTTCCATCGTCCCCGTTCAGCTGGCTTCCGTTCATGTCTTGCGCAGATCTGTTATCTCTCTCTTCATGATGTGACACTCTTGGATGGGCGCTAGTCGATCCATAAGCGTTGGGTGGCGTGTCGCGAGGCCATGTGCTCACTCGAAGACGCGGGGACTTATCCCGTCGCCGTTTATCCCAGGACCGTCGACCCGCGGTATTGCGTCGCTGCTCCTGTCCCATTTCTGTGAAGAAGTGAACAGTCTGTATTCCATTCCCATTGGCATGCCTGGTAGGTTTCCCCTGATCTTTGTCCTCATCTTGGGAGTCCTTTCCGTCCCTgcctttctttcccttcccatcctctttctgcttcttcttttgattTCGTTGGTTCCGACGCAGCTtcttcgccctcctcacctcttcCTTCATGTCCAGCACCATTTTCTCCGTTTTCTGCATCATCGAAGTCGAGCACCACTCGTCACTAAAGGTGAGCCAGAATCGATAGAGACCGGAGTATATAAGCACCGAGGTGGTGAGCAGTTTGAACAGAGACCATATGAAGGCGCGAAGGAGGTTGGAAAAGGCAATGACTACGGAAAGGAAAATGACGCCAAATGAAATGGGCACTGCCGTAGGTTAGGCCGGGAAACTACAGAATAATCCGGAGAGGACTTTGAGGGAATCTTACAAATGAACTTTAATTGCTCCCATACACTCCATGGATTATCGCTGCCGCCAAATTCGTAATTATTCATGCCAAATATCGAGGCAATAAATGACAAGGGGAGCTATTGCCGCAGTTAGCCAGAGCGTTTCCTTAGTTGCCATAGCTCAAGTGTCACGAGTTGCAGTTACTTACAAAGATAATAGTGATGACAGTAAACATCATGATAGCCCGCCCCTGGCGAACTGCCTCTTCGGCTTGCTTGACCGATTCCCATGCCTGAACGACACTTGCCTGTTGTTGCTTGAGAGACAGAAGATCGGTGACCTGAGCTCGGAATTAGTGACTTGTATGGCGGCGTAGTAGGTGGTCAAACTCACACTTTGGGCCGTACTCTcagcccccttcttcagcccctcaagctcatcaagTCGATCGTCCACTTCGGCAAGAAGTTCTTGAGACTGCATTCGAAACCACAGAAGCTGGTCGCGCTTCTCCTCCATTTTGATATACTTTTCCATGTTCTCAGTGGTACTGTGTGCCCTTCTTGACGTCCCTCGGTCATGTTGGACAGCGCCTTCCTTCCACCGGCCGTCGGGATCGAGAATGTGCTCTACATGCTTGCAAAACCGTTTGATCACCTCTCTCTGCTTCTTGTGAACATGAATCATGATGTCGAGCTCATCAATGATGTCCTTGACCTCTCTTTGCAGCTTCCCTTCTGGATGAATGTCCAAGAGGGGCACGTGCAGGTCAGATGAGTCGATGTACTTGGATCTCGAGCGGTAGATTTTGGATGCCTTTTGTGTCCAATGCCAGACATGTTGGAAGGATATCGTGTGTTGATTCGTCTTGCAACACGTCTAAGTAAAAGAAGCCCGCCAAGAGTCTCAAGAGGACGAACTTACCACATTACCAATAGCTTCTGAGAAGATGTCCATCACCTGTGGTTGGCTGTCCTGCGACAGGATTAGCTGCAATTACTCAAAGATTGCTGAAGGAAAACAAACCTCAGTCTTGGTTCGATCAAAGAAGGTGTTGCAACATTCGTCGAGGATGATCAGAGCCAAGTCATACACCGACCTGACCTGATTCTTGCGGGCAAACTTCAGCCTTTGACGAATAGACTTGTGCACCCCCGAAAGATCCTGCTTGTTGAACCCGTAGCGCTTGGGAAATGAGGTGATAATTGTCTTCTCGTCCAAAACCCACATCCAGAGCTGATCGACCATCACGAGCTGAGAGATCTTGCGAATGTCACTCCGGCAGTGCTCGCAGCCATGTTTATCCGTCTTGTCCCAGTGGTCAGTCCACTTCAGTGTGACGTCGACATTGTCGTTATCCGAGCTTTGATGGAATACTCCCTTGAGCCGGCTCCATGGACCGGACTCTGTTGTAGTTGGCTGTGGCTCGAGTCGGTGACAAAAGTCCAGATTCATATTTGTTCCCCGATAGACAACCTGGTCCCTGTCTCGGACCTTGGTGGTCTTCAAGGTCCAGTAGTAGGACTGATCAAGCGTTCggcgggggtgaagaggtGGATCATGGTACAGATACTTCTCCAGCATTCGTTGGTCTCGATAAGTAGATATGGCTTCGTAGAGTCTTGCCGCGTCAATCAGGTACTGTCCGAGAGGGTTGTTGATCTTGAGCCTGCCATTGTCATCTATTTCAATCCGCTGTTTGCTTCTACCGACAGAAACAAGTCTGTCCATCAAATCAGCCAGATCGTTCACACCTTGTGACGGGGCCGTCGAGCGCTTCTGGTCGCCGCTCTGAGTAGTCTTTTCATCGTTTTGATCCCTGTTATCTGTGTGTAATATGCGCTTCGCACCCGGCTCCAAGTCCTTCCTCTGTTCTATGCGCGTCTTGCGTTTCTCATAGGCGATGTTTTCGTTTCTTTTGCGCTGTTGCTCCGACTCGATATCAATCATCTTCGCCATCTTGTTTCTCATTCTGTCGGTATCCCAGTGTAGATAGGGCATCTGTGTCGAGACATAGGGTCAGTGATACCCGAGCAGAGGTGTGGAGAGTTTGGTTGACGGACGAAGAGGACTATATTCTTTGGATTATCTTCAATTTCGGTAACCTCTGCAGCAATGTCAGGTTGGCTTTTCTTGGGTTTCGGATGAATGTCATCACATACCAGACGATATTCTCTCACAGAGAGGTCTCATATGTCTCGCATGCACAACACCACTTCGAGCTCCATGTTGCTGACCACGCCAAAACTGAGGCCTCAGAAGCATCTGAGTGTGTGTCTTGACAGATCGATCCCTTGATGCGTTGCTGAGGTCAATGTTGAGATGGCTTTCACCATAGTATCTAGCTATCGCTTTCTAGGATTGGGATAAGTCAATGTTCATTCATCAATAAAAGGGAAAGCAGACTGTACCTCGACCCACTATATACCGGGTTAGCATCAGAACAACGCACTTTAGCAGCGGTTAATCAGGACAACTCACGTGCATGTTGTTGGACGGCAGATGGAAATATCGTATTCTTGTGGGGTCGTCGACCTTGATAACATCCCTAGCAAGAATACTAGGCCCCGGTGCGGGAGATGACTCCGAATCTCCGTCTGCACCAAGAACAATGTTCATAGCTAGACGCTGGTCCGGAAATCTACCCTTGAATCTTGGATCTTGAAGTTCCTCCTCGTAAGGTTCGAGATACTGAACATGCGAGCTCTGTGTTGGTGACAAAGTCGGTGCTCGGCTAGTTGTGTCGTTGTGAAAGGTCTCCCGTGTTGGTGACGACGTTAGTGTCCTTGAGCGAGGATCCGTGGTGGGTACTGCGTTTAGTGCTGTAGATGTCCAGTCCTCGGCTTTCTTGCGTGTGTACTGAATGAGGTATGCGTTTACATCTCGCTCGAGATCGTACTCTGCTGATTTGGAATCGGTTGCCGGTGTGCTTTTGCGAATGCGTTCCACTATCTTTTCGACCTCTTCCCTTCCGGGCTCTGGTCTTGATTCGGGGTCAACATTAGGGAGCCGTGCTGCTGTTCTAGGTGGATTCTCGGCGATTGGTCTATTGCGCTTCCATGCTTGAACCTTCTCCAAGCCGGCCAGATATGACGTTGATCCCCTCCAATTCTTCCCACTTTCTTCAACACAAGTCACAAAGTGATCAGTTCTTGTGATGTTCGTTGATTCCTGCAAGCAAGGCCCGCTTGAGCCTGCTACAGGGGGCGAGCTTGGTACTGTTCCCTTGACAGCCTGTCGAAGGATGTCGGTTCTTCTGTACTGAGCTTCAATTGCGACAGCGGTACTCTCGATCGTCTTATCTCTACGCTTTTTTGCGGCTCGTGTAATCTCATCGTCTGGACGG
The window above is part of the Podospora bellae-mahoneyi strain CBS 112042 chromosome 3, whole genome shotgun sequence genome. Proteins encoded here:
- a CDS encoding hypothetical protein (COG:U; EggNog:ENOG503NX9N); protein product: MASRHLHQHYQRRAPKARSQNPGVLKPGHHSVTRAFDSECAPPTCFSSEYHPPEAIRDHTKHYFGCINIADRASYFLDPDNSPIWQHEFLLEKEYLKSLPENENRPDDEITRAAKKRRDKTIESTAVAIEAQYRRTDILRQAVKGTVPSSPPVAGSSGPCLQESTNITRTDHFVTCVEESGKNWRGSTSYLAGLEKVQAWKRNRPIAENPPRTAARLPNVDPESRPEPGREEVEKIVERIRKSTPATDSKSAEYDLERDVNAYLIQYTRKKAEDWTSTALNAVPTTDPRSRTLTSSPTRETFHNDTTSRAPTLSPTQSSHVQYLEPYEEELQDPRFKGRFPDQRLAMNIVLGADGDSESSPAPGPSILARDVIKVDDPTRIRYFHLPSNNMHWVEVQSAFPFIDE
- a CDS encoding hypothetical protein (COG:U; EggNog:ENOG503NX9N), translating into MLLRPQFWRGQQHGARSGVVHARHMRPLCERISSEVTEIEDNPKNIVLFMPYLHWDTDRMRNKMAKMIDIESEQQRKRNENIAYEKRKTRIEQRKDLEPGAKRILHTDNRDQNDEKTTQSGDQKRSTAPSQGVNDLADLMDRLVSVGRSKQRIEIDDNGRLKINNPLGQYLIDAARLYEAISTYRDQRMLEKYLYHDPPLHPRRTLDQSYYWTLKTTKVRDRDQVVYRGTNMNLDFCHRLEPQPTTTESGPWSRLKGVFHQSSDNDNVDVTLKWTDHWDKTDKHGCEHCRSDIRKISQLVMVDQLWMWVLDEKTIITSFPKRYGFNKQDLSGVHKSIRQRLKFARKNQVRSVYDLALIILDECCNTFFDRTKTEDSQPQVMDIFSEAIGNVTNQHTISFQHVWHWTQKASKIYRSRSKYIDSSDLHVPLLDIHPEGKLQREVKDIIDELDIMIHVHKKQREVIKRFCKHVEHILDPDGRWKEGAVQHDRGTSRRAHSTTENMEKYIKMEEKRDQLLWFRMQSQELLAEVDDRLDELEGLKKGAESTAQSVTDLLSLKQQQASVVQAWESVKQAEEAVRQGRAIMMFTVITIIFLPLSFIASIFGMNNYEFGGSDNPWSVWEQLKFILPISFGVIFLSVVIAFSNLLRAFIWSLFKLLTTSVLIYSGLYRFWLTFSDEWCSTSMMQKTEKMVLDMKEEVRRAKKLRRNQRNQKKKQKEDGKGKKGRDGKDSQDEDKDQGKPTRHANGNGIQTVHFFTEMGQEQRRNTAGRRSWDKRRRDKSPRLRVSTWPRDTPPNAYGSTSAHPRVSHHEERDNRSAQDMNGSQLNGDDGSGSPAGLTVRGSDNNV